The Juglans microcarpa x Juglans regia isolate MS1-56 chromosome 2S, Jm3101_v1.0, whole genome shotgun sequence genome has a window encoding:
- the LOC121253190 gene encoding photosystem II repair protein PSB27-H1, chloroplastic, producing MASPTLITPTSKLTSHLSPIKPKFTTTITATNSTNGHQPRRREFLSLATTILSPAWLSVVSTPALAASDEEYVKETEEVINKVRTTIQMDKNDPNVASAVADLRETSNSWVAKYRREKVLLARVSFRDMYSALNAVSGHYISFGPTAPIPAKRKARILEEMDTAEKALLRGR from the coding sequence AACTAACATCACATCTCTCACCTATCAAACCCAaattcaccaccaccatcactgCCACAAACTCCACCAATGGCCATCAACCTCGCCGTCGAGAATTCTTATCGCTGGCCACTACCATCCTCTCTCCTGCATGGCTTTCTGTGGTCAGTACCCCAGCACTGGCTGCTTCAGATGAAGAGTACGTAAAAGAGACAGAAGAAGTGATAAACAAGGTCCGAACCACAATTCAGATGGATAAGAACGATCCTAATGTGGCTTCTGCAGTGGCTGATCTAAGAGAGACCTCAAATTCTTGGGTGGCCAAGTATAGGAGGGAGAAAGTTTTGCTTGCCAGGGTTTCCTTCCGGGACATGTATTCAGCCCTCAATGCCGTTTCCGGGCATTATATTAGTTTTGGCCCAACAGCACCGATACCGGCGAAGCGAAAGGCCAGGATATTGGAAGAGATGGACACTGCGGAGAAGGCCTTGTTGAGAGGAAGATAA